In a single window of the Leptospiraceae bacterium genome:
- a CDS encoding DEAD/DEAH box helicase has product MDKFSQFSSFLRDRYFDNIKAHRILSAEEGVYSDFPQSLHGSLRNVLGSSGIQRLYGHQVSAFESISSGRDTLMVSRTASGKTLSFLLPILDDYVTAKQPFTTLLLYPTKALSRDQEGTLGKLMHEVAKGKKMGTFDGDTPKEEREKLKDNADFIITNPDMLHSGILPNHNRKWKNFLSRLKYIVVDEVHTYRGSFGSHVANVFSRLIRICRVHGANPIFICSSATVGNPAEHVEALFQRSFRIIDNDTSPRPKRDIFFMNPSLFKSNGGEMYRKGPASLSIPLIRFAAENDIRTICFCRARQEVERLYTAVVDSAPHLRSKVKPYRGGLLPNERRQIEEDLFSGKINTIISTNALELGIDIGDLDLCILSGHPGTLASFWQQAGRVGRKGKGASIVFIAKDSPIDQYMVNHPEFVTSAPVEEAWLSSHNPYIILQHLPCAAYEYPLQMEESHYAGDTYDSAVDVLVKNLTLKPYHESFRYNLQNYPAMGVNLRGMTDYNVDIYYDGKVIGEIDPISARAALHKDAIYQHLGRRYISLNLDLEKKLCEVDLVNVDYYTEAVWETMLNMTEIDETKEVQGALLNFGEVNVNKQPKLYKKIKERSHENIGYGPITLPPFIYDTTGLCLYPPPLWLKAVEAVDKRYSEAALYGLSYILKRSAPSLCMADVSDIHTDVSLTEVTRNEWKSALYLYDAHEGGVGYAEKIYDKITDALELCLAIIDECECEAGCPSCVTANPTGLENRDLQDLLEESNASVACTRSLIRVLLTGNLELPEIILHKHPSPKKVEQVAPDPEKIKLENRLHRASSILQKKRDRIY; this is encoded by the coding sequence ATGGATAAATTTTCTCAGTTCTCTTCCTTTCTACGGGATCGTTATTTTGACAATATCAAGGCACACAGAATTTTGTCGGCGGAGGAGGGAGTATATTCTGATTTTCCGCAGAGTTTGCATGGATCGCTGCGAAATGTTTTAGGAAGTAGTGGTATACAGCGATTATACGGTCACCAAGTTTCGGCGTTCGAATCGATTTCGTCGGGCAGAGACACGCTTATGGTCTCTAGGACGGCGAGTGGAAAGACGCTTTCGTTTTTGCTCCCGATTTTGGATGACTATGTTACCGCAAAACAGCCATTTACCACACTTTTACTTTATCCGACGAAGGCGCTTTCTCGTGATCAGGAAGGAACTCTCGGCAAACTCATGCATGAAGTGGCTAAGGGCAAAAAGATGGGAACCTTTGATGGCGACACTCCAAAGGAAGAGCGGGAAAAGTTAAAGGATAATGCTGATTTTATTATTACAAATCCTGATATGTTGCATTCAGGAATCTTGCCCAATCACAATCGCAAATGGAAAAATTTTCTTTCTCGCTTGAAATACATTGTAGTCGATGAAGTGCATACATATCGAGGATCTTTCGGTTCGCACGTTGCAAATGTATTTAGTCGGCTAATACGAATATGTCGTGTGCATGGAGCAAATCCAATTTTTATTTGTTCATCGGCTACTGTTGGTAATCCGGCCGAGCATGTCGAGGCTTTGTTTCAAAGATCGTTTCGAATTATCGACAATGATACTTCGCCTCGTCCTAAGCGAGATATATTTTTTATGAATCCATCTCTTTTTAAAAGCAATGGTGGAGAAATGTATCGCAAAGGTCCCGCCTCTCTTTCTATTCCATTGATACGCTTTGCTGCTGAAAATGATATTCGCACGATTTGTTTTTGTCGTGCACGTCAAGAGGTAGAACGACTGTATACCGCTGTTGTTGATTCGGCACCACATCTTCGCTCGAAGGTTAAACCTTATCGCGGTGGACTCTTACCAAATGAGCGTCGCCAGATAGAAGAAGATTTATTTTCTGGAAAAATCAATACCATTATTTCCACTAACGCATTAGAATTAGGAATTGATATTGGTGATTTGGATTTGTGTATTCTTTCTGGGCATCCGGGAACTCTTGCGAGTTTTTGGCAGCAGGCAGGACGCGTTGGTCGAAAAGGTAAGGGAGCGTCTATCGTATTTATTGCCAAGGATTCACCGATTGATCAGTATATGGTGAATCATCCCGAGTTTGTTACAAGTGCTCCCGTCGAGGAAGCCTGGTTGTCGTCGCATAATCCATATATCATTCTACAACATCTTCCCTGCGCCGCCTATGAGTATCCGCTTCAAATGGAAGAATCTCATTATGCAGGGGATACTTACGATTCGGCGGTAGATGTTCTTGTGAAAAATTTAACCTTAAAGCCTTATCATGAATCCTTTCGTTATAACTTGCAAAATTATCCTGCCATGGGTGTAAATCTTCGCGGAATGACGGATTACAATGTTGATATCTACTACGATGGAAAAGTCATTGGAGAAATTGATCCAATTAGTGCCCGTGCTGCCTTACATAAAGATGCAATCTACCAACATCTAGGTCGTAGGTATATATCGCTTAACCTCGACTTAGAAAAAAAACTTTGTGAAGTCGATCTTGTCAATGTAGATTATTACACCGAAGCCGTTTGGGAAACCATGCTGAATATGACTGAAATTGATGAGACCAAAGAAGTGCAAGGTGCTTTGTTGAATTTTGGTGAAGTCAATGTGAATAAGCAACCCAAGCTTTACAAAAAAATCAAAGAGCGCTCACATGAAAACATTGGCTATGGTCCGATTACTTTACCGCCTTTTATTTATGATACAACAGGTCTTTGCCTTTATCCACCACCACTCTGGTTAAAAGCTGTCGAAGCGGTTGACAAGCGTTATTCGGAAGCAGCCCTTTATGGTTTGAGTTATATTTTGAAACGCTCTGCACCCAGTCTTTGTATGGCAGATGTTTCTGATATACACACTGACGTTTCTCTCACCGAAGTAACTCGCAATGAGTGGAAATCTGCTCTTTATCTATACGACGCTCATGAAGGTGGAGTAGGTTATGCAGAGAAAATTTACGATAAAATTACCGATGCGTTAGAACTTTGTCTCGCTATTATTGATGAGTGTGAATGTGAAGCCGGCTGTCCTTCTTGTGTCACAGCCAATCCAACCGGACTTGAAAATCGCGACTTGCAGGATTTGTTAGAGGAGTCTAATGCGTCAGTAGCCTGCACTCGTAGTTTGATTCGAGTTCTATTAACGGGTAATCTTGAATTACCTGAGATTATTTTGCATAAGCATCCCTCTCCCAAAAAAGTAGAGCAAGTAGCACCCGATCCCGAAAAGATAAAATTGGAAAATCGTTTGCATCGTGCATCCTCTATTTTACAAAAGAAAAGAGATCGGATTTATTGA
- a CDS encoding PIN domain-containing protein, protein MKFEFVLDTNILSEFTKPKPDEKVLQFLDKEKDNFCICAPVYQEIVFGIELLPPSKKKTMYLSFLKDVVDALEVLHYDEASARIHAKLRAELQKKGKMLPYIDTEIASICMRDDATLATKNAQDYKGIKGLKLKVF, encoded by the coding sequence GTGAAATTTGAGTTTGTGCTTGATACAAATATTCTTTCTGAATTTACCAAGCCAAAGCCTGACGAAAAAGTTTTACAATTCCTAGATAAAGAGAAAGATAATTTTTGTATTTGTGCGCCTGTATACCAAGAGATAGTTTTTGGAATTGAGCTTCTCCCTCCATCTAAAAAGAAAACGATGTATTTGTCTTTTCTTAAAGATGTAGTCGATGCACTCGAAGTATTGCATTACGATGAAGCCTCTGCTCGTATCCATGCAAAGTTACGAGCAGAGCTACAGAAGAAAGGAAAGATGCTTCCTTATATAGATACAGAGATCGCATCAATTTGTATGAGAGACGACGCAACGTTAGCCACAAAAAATGCACAAGATTACAAAGGAATCAAAGGACTAAAGTTAAAAGTTTTCTAA
- a CDS encoding type II toxin-antitoxin system Phd/YefM family antitoxin, giving the protein MILIDENSILHTANSSKKLNVTIAEAKNHLPKLIHNSETHGVIPISRHGKVVAYLVSEKEYRRLTTKSNQFTEKLKSFRDKNKLSSKDIWKDIRSKEQGREVSL; this is encoded by the coding sequence ATGATACTGATAGATGAAAATTCGATTTTACATACGGCTAATTCCAGCAAAAAGCTAAACGTGACGATTGCGGAAGCGAAGAATCATTTGCCTAAATTAATTCACAATTCAGAGACGCATGGAGTTATTCCGATTAGCCGTCATGGAAAAGTGGTCGCCTATTTAGTTTCCGAAAAAGAGTATCGCAGACTAACAACGAAGTCAAACCAGTTCACAGAAAAATTAAAAAGTTTTAGAGATAAAAACAAATTATCCTCTAAGGACATTTGGAAGGACATTCGAAGCAAAGAACAAGGACGTGAGGTTTCTTTGTGA